Proteins encoded by one window of Porphyrobacter sp. YT40:
- the pyrC gene encoding dihydroorotase translates to MTDRLTIRRPDDWHLHFRDGAVMRDVVPYTARQFARAIVMPNLTPPVTTAALAAAYRDRIRAAVPAGVAFEPLMTCYLTDDTDADDLARGAAEGVFTAAKMYPANATTNSAAGVTDVEKLYPVLARMEAEDIVLCIHGEVTDHNVDVFDREKEFIERHLRGIVASFPKLRVVFEHITTADAVDFVSEAGPQVAATITPQHLHINRNAMLVGGIQPHNYCLPVAKREEHRLALRKAATSGSAKFFLGTDSAPHLRSAKESACGCAGIFGAPFALESYVTVFDDEGALEHFEGFASLHGPAFYKLPVNEDSVSLERAEVAVPPCLHVTGEEIVPWHGGQTLRWRFLG, encoded by the coding sequence ATGACCGACCGCCTCACGATACGCCGCCCCGACGACTGGCACCTGCATTTCCGCGATGGCGCGGTGATGCGCGATGTGGTGCCCTACACTGCGCGCCAGTTCGCCCGCGCGATCGTGATGCCCAACCTCACCCCGCCGGTGACCACCGCCGCGCTCGCCGCCGCCTATCGCGACCGCATCCGCGCCGCCGTGCCCGCGGGCGTGGCGTTCGAGCCGCTGATGACCTGCTACCTCACAGACGACACCGATGCCGACGATCTGGCGCGCGGGGCGGCCGAGGGCGTATTCACCGCGGCCAAGATGTATCCCGCCAACGCCACCACCAACTCGGCGGCGGGGGTGACCGATGTCGAGAAGCTCTATCCGGTGCTCGCGCGGATGGAGGCCGAGGACATCGTGCTGTGCATCCACGGCGAGGTGACCGATCACAACGTCGACGTGTTCGACCGCGAGAAAGAGTTCATCGAGAGGCACTTGCGCGGCATTGTTGCGAGCTTTCCGAAGCTGCGCGTGGTGTTCGAACACATAACCACCGCCGATGCGGTCGATTTTGTGAGCGAGGCCGGGCCGCAGGTCGCCGCGACGATCACACCGCAGCATCTCCACATCAATCGCAACGCGATGCTGGTGGGCGGGATCCAGCCGCACAATTACTGCCTGCCCGTCGCGAAGCGCGAGGAGCACCGTCTGGCGCTGAGGAAGGCGGCGACGAGCGGGAGCGCGAAGTTCTTCCTCGGCACCGACTCCGCGCCGCACCTGCGCAGCGCCAAGGAGAGCGCCTGCGGCTGCGCAGGTATTTTCGGCGCGCCCTTTGCGCTGGAGAGCTATGTCACCGTGTTCGACGATGAGGGCGCGCTCGAGCATTTCGAGGGCTTCGCCTCACTCCACGGGCCGGCTTTCTACAAGCTGCCGGTGAACGAGGACAGCGTGAGCCTCGAACGCGCCGAAGTGGCGGTGCCCCCATGCCTCCACGTCACCGGTGAGGAGATCGTGCCTTGGCACGGCGGGCAGACGCTGCGGTGGCGGTTCCTAGGCTGA
- a CDS encoding DUF1295 domain-containing protein has protein sequence MTAPPLSDPNARPQALPPSDVSTGVGLVGLAGLFGWIAFCRAYPDIAVMLGLGGELSGTRGVLSGPLAALAAMLFTALPMAAWSVLVDKVHLRPSTGIDWSLRRPLADVMPVAVIKLVGLWATWALLAAFYALARWYWSGNYVFAMEVLSVAILPLVLLSVPYVIWLDRYLVEPRDGAFQFGAFVLGGGVVGREQWDRAGLTKHWRAWIIKGFFGAFMISILPPGFAQIVEADPAALLANPAEFIMLLVTLLFVIDVQIGTVGYLLTLRPLDSHIRSGNPFLAGWLAALMCYPPFVWGIIGPDQQILSYEAGTPGWAHWFADTPALLWAWGGLLVALTAIYAWATVVFGIRFSNLTYRGVLTHGPYRFTRHPAYLSKNLFWWASVLPFLVTGGSLIEGVRNSIFLLAVNAIYYWRARTEEAHLLAEDAKYRDYHAWMESHGLITAPLVRLKRAILGNGARSHEETHPFPAE, from the coding sequence ATGACTGCGCCGCCGCTTTCCGATCCCAACGCGCGCCCGCAGGCCCTGCCGCCGAGCGACGTATCGACCGGCGTGGGCCTCGTCGGGCTGGCGGGCCTGTTCGGCTGGATCGCCTTTTGCCGCGCCTATCCCGACATCGCTGTGATGCTTGGCCTTGGCGGAGAGCTGTCAGGGACACGCGGCGTGCTCTCCGGGCCGCTGGCGGCGCTCGCCGCGATGCTGTTCACCGCACTGCCGATGGCGGCGTGGTCGGTGCTGGTCGACAAGGTCCACCTTCGCCCCTCCACGGGGATCGACTGGAGCCTCAGGCGCCCGCTCGCCGATGTCATGCCGGTTGCCGTGATCAAGCTGGTCGGGCTGTGGGCGACATGGGCGCTGCTCGCCGCGTTCTATGCACTCGCCCGGTGGTACTGGAGCGGCAATTACGTCTTCGCGATGGAGGTGCTGAGCGTCGCCATCCTGCCGCTGGTGCTGCTGTCGGTGCCTTATGTCATCTGGCTCGACCGCTACCTGGTGGAACCGCGCGATGGTGCCTTCCAGTTCGGCGCTTTCGTGCTCGGCGGCGGGGTTGTCGGGCGCGAGCAATGGGACCGCGCGGGGCTCACAAAGCACTGGCGGGCGTGGATCATCAAGGGCTTTTTCGGCGCCTTCATGATCTCGATCCTGCCGCCCGGTTTCGCGCAGATCGTCGAGGCCGACCCGGCGGCGCTGCTCGCCAATCCGGCCGAATTCATCATGCTGCTGGTCACGCTGCTGTTCGTGATCGACGTGCAGATCGGCACGGTGGGTTACTTGCTCACCTTGCGCCCGCTCGATTCGCATATCCGATCGGGTAATCCCTTTCTCGCCGGGTGGCTGGCGGCGCTGATGTGCTATCCGCCTTTCGTGTGGGGCATCATCGGGCCGGATCAGCAGATCCTGAGCTACGAGGCGGGAACGCCGGGCTGGGCGCACTGGTTTGCCGACACGCCTGCGCTGCTGTGGGCCTGGGGCGGGCTGCTGGTGGCGCTGACCGCCATCTATGCCTGGGCGACGGTGGTGTTCGGCATCCGCTTCTCGAACCTTACCTATCGCGGCGTGCTGACCCACGGGCCCTACCGCTTCACCCGCCACCCGGCCTATCTGTCGAAGAACCTGTTCTGGTGGGCGAGCGTGCTGCCCTTCCTCGTCACCGGCGGATCGCTGATCGAGGGGGTGCGCAACAGCATATTCCTGCTGGCGGTCAACGCCATTTACTATTGGCGCGCGCGCACGGAGGAAGCGCATCTGCTCGCCGAGGATGCGAAGTATCGTGATTATCACGCGTGGATGGAGAGCCACGGGCTCATCACCGCGCCGCTGGTGCGGTTGAAGCGGGCCATTCTCGGTAACGGCGCGCGCAGCCACGAAGAGACGCATCCCTTCCCGGCTGAATAG
- the rarD gene encoding EamA family transporter RarD, which produces MRAPSTDAAPAPVAGHQRSASGLAPAIGAYTIWGFLPLYLILVQSVPPFEFVGWRIIWTLPLCLLIVAFRRQFPELLAALKSPRTLLALLASSVLIGINWFVYIWAIMAGEVYATSLGYYLNPLINVLLGTLVLGERLSKRQWLAVAIAGVAVALLAAGALTSLWISLSLGISFGLYGLVRKQVAVGSLPGLTIESAILLPAAIGIAAWYAASPLGSSFGQEAWLSVVIVFSGVVTAVPLLMFALAARRMDYSTLGFIQYLAPTIVFFLGLFVFEQPLAPAKLASFVLIWIAVGVFVWDLWAKRKSASA; this is translated from the coding sequence ATGAGAGCCCCTTCCACCGATGCCGCACCCGCCCCCGTCGCCGGACACCAGCGTTCCGCATCGGGGCTGGCCCCGGCGATCGGGGCCTATACGATCTGGGGCTTCCTGCCGCTCTACCTCATTCTGGTGCAGAGCGTTCCGCCGTTTGAATTCGTCGGCTGGCGCATCATCTGGACGCTGCCGCTCTGCCTGCTGATCGTCGCGTTCCGCCGCCAGTTTCCCGAGCTGCTCGCCGCGCTCAAAAGCCCGCGCACGCTGCTCGCGCTGCTGGCGAGTTCGGTGCTGATCGGGATCAACTGGTTCGTCTATATCTGGGCGATCATGGCGGGCGAGGTCTATGCCACCAGCCTCGGCTATTACCTCAATCCGCTGATCAACGTGCTGCTGGGCACGCTGGTGCTGGGCGAGCGGCTGTCGAAGCGCCAGTGGCTGGCCGTGGCGATTGCCGGGGTGGCGGTGGCGCTGCTGGCGGCAGGCGCGCTCACCAGCCTGTGGATCAGCCTGTCACTCGGTATCAGCTTCGGGCTCTATGGTCTTGTTCGCAAACAGGTTGCGGTGGGATCACTCCCCGGCCTCACGATCGAAAGCGCGATCCTGCTGCCCGCCGCCATCGGCATTGCCGCGTGGTACGCGGCAAGCCCGCTAGGCTCCTCCTTCGGGCAGGAAGCCTGGCTGAGCGTGGTGATCGTATTCTCGGGCGTGGTCACCGCCGTGCCGCTGCTGATGTTCGCGCTGGCCGCGCGGCGGATGGACTATTCGACGCTGGGCTTCATCCAGTATCTCGCGCCGACCATCGTCTTCTTCCTCGGTCTGTTCGTGTTCGAACAGCCGCTCGCCCCGGCGAAGCTCGCCAGCTTCGTGCTGATCTGGATCGCGGTGGGCGTGTTCGTGTGGGACCTGTGGGCGAAGCGCAAGAGCGCCTCAGCCTAG
- a CDS encoding PQQ-like beta-propeller repeat protein yields the protein MTTTKFARAALLAGVFAAGLTGCKGGLFGGGDEKTTPTVGNRVPILSRIESGAEVDPSLAAISVVLPPQRTNAEWAQAGGSASKSYGHLALADNPQKVWTASVAGSTNRMRLAASPVIGGGKVFVEGTDGVITAFDKATGARLWSRDDDDMTKDQAPSAFGGGVSYEAGKLYATNGVGDVKALDAETGEVLWKVKPAGPLRGSPTIAFGQLFVMTQDNQLISLSITDGSLVWDESGSNTQSGVFGVAAPAAGQGTVIAGYSSGELSAYRYENGRTLWSDALARTNISTSVGSVTDIDADPIIDSGRVYALGQGGRMAAYELLTGQRIWELNLAGISTPAIAGEWIFTLTDDARLLAIARSSGRVRWINQLQAFKDVEDKKGPIFWTGPVLAGGQLWVASSRGEVWKVSAGEGSASLFADVGQPVSLAPVVADGMLFIMDDSGTIHAWK from the coding sequence ATGACGACGACGAAATTTGCGCGCGCCGCGCTGCTTGCGGGTGTGTTTGCCGCCGGGCTGACCGGCTGCAAGGGCGGGCTGTTCGGCGGCGGGGACGAAAAGACCACGCCGACCGTGGGCAACCGCGTGCCGATCCTTTCGCGGATCGAGAGCGGGGCCGAGGTCGATCCGTCGCTCGCCGCGATCAGTGTGGTGTTGCCGCCGCAGCGGACCAATGCCGAATGGGCACAGGCGGGCGGTTCGGCCAGCAAATCCTACGGCCACCTCGCGCTGGCCGACAATCCGCAAAAGGTGTGGACCGCCTCGGTGGCAGGATCGACCAACCGCATGCGGCTCGCCGCCTCGCCGGTGATCGGCGGGGGCAAGGTCTTCGTCGAGGGCACCGACGGCGTGATCACGGCCTTCGACAAGGCCACCGGCGCGCGGCTGTGGTCGCGCGATGATGACGACATGACCAAGGATCAGGCCCCCTCGGCCTTCGGCGGCGGGGTCAGCTACGAAGCGGGCAAGCTCTATGCCACCAATGGCGTGGGCGATGTGAAGGCGCTCGACGCCGAAACCGGCGAAGTGCTGTGGAAGGTCAAGCCCGCAGGCCCGCTGCGCGGGTCGCCCACCATCGCCTTCGGCCAGCTGTTCGTGATGACTCAGGACAACCAGCTGATCTCGCTCAGCATCACCGATGGCTCGCTGGTGTGGGACGAAAGCGGATCGAACACCCAGTCGGGCGTGTTCGGCGTCGCTGCGCCAGCTGCCGGGCAGGGCACGGTGATTGCGGGCTATTCCAGCGGCGAATTGTCGGCCTATCGCTACGAGAATGGCCGCACCCTGTGGTCGGACGCGCTGGCGCGCACCAATATCTCGACCAGCGTCGGCTCGGTCACCGATATCGACGCCGATCCGATCATCGATTCGGGCCGCGTCTATGCGCTGGGGCAGGGCGGGCGCATGGCGGCCTACGAACTGCTCACCGGCCAGCGCATCTGGGAATTGAACCTCGCGGGCATTTCCACCCCGGCGATCGCGGGTGAGTGGATCTTCACCCTCACCGACGATGCGCGCCTCCTCGCCATCGCCCGCTCGAGCGGGCGGGTGCGCTGGATCAACCAGTTGCAGGCCTTCAAGGACGTGGAAGACAAGAAGGGCCCGATCTTCTGGACCGGCCCGGTGCTTGCAGGCGGACAGCTGTGGGTCGCGAGCTCGCGCGGCGAAGTGTGGAAGGTGAGCGCGGGGGAGGGCTCTGCCAGCCTCTTCGCCGATGTCGGCCAGCCGGTCAGCCTTGCGCCTGTCGTGGCGGACGGGATGCTGTTCATTATGGACGACAGCGGCACGATCCACGCCTGGAAGTAA
- the astD gene encoding succinylglutamate-semialdehyde dehydrogenase, translated as MAGADRADRHDVSDDILISTQPANGEELWRGPVSDVEAAVSAARRAWAPWAARALTERIAVLRAFTNIIRRDADSFAELIAREAGKPLWEARTEVDAVVNKVDIAVQAFAERTGKKKFDAGMQASAALRHKPHGVMAVLGPYNFPAHLPNGHIIPALMAGNAVVFKPSEKTPAVGEALVAAFHSAGVPEDVIQCVIGGPEQGKALVAHPGVDGVLFTGSAQAGIAINRKLAANPGKIVALEMGGNNPIVVIDTPRVADAAALIIKSAFTTAGQRCTAARRLIVAESMFEPLMAELVPMTRRLMVGDPMGEPQPFMGPVIDNDAADRLTESFLALLTAGGRALLHMRRTMIDLPYLSPGIIDVSDVPERPDIELFGPLLQVIRVPDLDAGIAEANNTVYGLSASLIGGTPDDYGRFWANIRAGIINWNSPTNGASSKAPFGGIGLSGNHRPAAYYAADYCAYPVASTEMDQPRAAITVGIRS; from the coding sequence ATGGCAGGTGCAGATCGAGCAGACAGACACGACGTGAGCGACGATATCCTCATCTCCACCCAGCCGGCCAATGGCGAGGAGCTGTGGCGCGGCCCCGTGAGCGATGTCGAGGCGGCGGTCTCGGCTGCGCGGCGCGCCTGGGCCCCTTGGGCGGCGCGTGCTCTTACCGAGCGTATCGCGGTGCTGCGCGCCTTCACCAACATCATCCGCCGCGATGCCGACAGCTTTGCCGAGCTGATCGCGCGCGAGGCGGGCAAGCCCCTGTGGGAAGCCCGCACCGAAGTCGATGCGGTGGTGAACAAGGTCGACATCGCAGTGCAGGCATTCGCCGAAAGAACCGGCAAGAAGAAGTTCGACGCGGGGATGCAGGCGAGCGCCGCGCTGCGCCACAAGCCGCACGGGGTGATGGCGGTGCTGGGCCCCTACAATTTCCCCGCGCATCTGCCCAACGGCCACATCATCCCGGCGCTGATGGCGGGCAATGCGGTGGTGTTCAAACCCTCCGAGAAGACCCCCGCCGTGGGCGAGGCGCTGGTCGCCGCCTTCCACAGCGCGGGCGTTCCCGAAGACGTGATCCAGTGCGTGATCGGCGGGCCCGAACAGGGCAAGGCGCTGGTCGCGCATCCGGGGGTCGACGGCGTGCTGTTCACCGGATCGGCGCAGGCGGGGATCGCGATCAACCGCAAGCTCGCCGCCAATCCGGGCAAGATCGTTGCGCTGGAGATGGGCGGCAATAACCCGATCGTGGTGATCGACACCCCTCGGGTGGCCGATGCCGCCGCGCTCATCATCAAGAGCGCCTTCACCACGGCCGGGCAGCGTTGCACGGCGGCGCGGCGGCTGATCGTCGCCGAAAGCATGTTCGAGCCGCTGATGGCCGAACTCGTGCCGATGACGCGGCGGCTGATGGTGGGCGATCCGATGGGCGAGCCGCAGCCCTTCATGGGCCCGGTGATCGACAACGACGCGGCGGACCGGTTGACCGAAAGCTTCCTCGCGCTGCTCACCGCAGGCGGGCGCGCGCTGCTGCACATGCGCCGCACGATGATCGACCTGCCCTATCTCAGCCCCGGCATCATCGACGTGAGCGACGTGCCCGAGCGGCCCGATATCGAGCTGTTCGGCCCGCTGCTGCAAGTGATCCGCGTCCCCGATCTCGACGCGGGCATCGCCGAGGCGAACAACACCGTCTACGGCCTCTCGGCCTCGCTGATCGGCGGCACGCCGGACGATTACGGCCGGTTCTGGGCCAATATCCGCGCCGGGATCATCAACTGGAATTCGCCCACCAACGGGGCCTCGTCCAAGGCGCCGTTCGGGGGGATCGGCCTGTCCGGCAATCACCGCCCGGCGGCCTATTACGCCGCCGACTATTGCGCCTACCCCGTCGCCAGCACCGAGATGGACCAGCCGCGCGCGGCGATCACGGTCGGGATCCGCTCCTGA
- a CDS encoding tetratricopeptide repeat protein codes for MARTPTIPTPTPSAEDEVLIREIDEAVREDALYSFMRDHGMKVLGVILLGVAGLGGWLIYNHYAEQALEQQSEALVSALDYAQQRDFDTASKKVAPLLGADASPGARAAARFIQAGGLIEQNNTAGAANLYKMVADDAEAPAALRDLARIREVTLKYDQMQPADVIAQLGPLAKPGNPFFGSAGELVAMAHLEKGDRKAAGMIFADIAKQEDLPETLRSRARQMAGLMGVDAVVDVNQLLKDEGVTTSDDAQATGAPAAAEVR; via the coding sequence ATGGCGCGCACTCCCACCATCCCGACCCCCACCCCTTCGGCCGAGGACGAGGTGCTGATCCGCGAGATCGACGAGGCGGTGCGCGAGGATGCGCTCTATTCCTTCATGCGTGATCACGGGATGAAGGTGCTGGGCGTGATCCTGCTAGGCGTGGCCGGGCTGGGCGGCTGGCTGATCTACAATCACTATGCCGAACAGGCGCTGGAGCAGCAGTCCGAAGCGCTGGTCTCGGCGCTCGATTATGCCCAGCAACGCGATTTCGACACCGCGAGCAAGAAGGTCGCTCCGCTGCTCGGCGCGGATGCCTCGCCCGGCGCGCGCGCGGCGGCGCGGTTCATTCAGGCGGGCGGGCTGATCGAGCAGAACAACACGGCCGGGGCCGCCAATCTCTACAAGATGGTCGCCGACGATGCCGAGGCTCCGGCGGCGCTGCGCGACCTTGCGCGGATTCGCGAAGTCACGCTGAAATACGACCAGATGCAGCCCGCCGACGTGATCGCGCAGCTTGGCCCGCTGGCAAAGCCCGGCAACCCGTTCTTCGGCTCGGCCGGGGAACTTGTGGCGATGGCGCATCTCGAAAAGGGTGACCGCAAGGCGGCGGGGATGATCTTCGCCGATATCGCCAAGCAGGAAGACCTGCCCGAAACTCTGCGCAGCCGCGCGCGCCAGATGGCCGGGCTGATGGGGGTCGATGCGGTGGTCGATGTCAACCAGCTGCTCAAGGACGAAGGCGTGACCACGTCCGATGATGCACAAGCGACCGGCGCGCCTGCTGCCGCTGAGGTCAGGTAA
- a CDS encoding alpha/beta hydrolase has product MAATYEDRYWTSSDGLNLHYRNYPGPDGGTKLPVLCMHGLTRNARDFGALAEELAATRRVIVTEMRGRGMSDYAPDSDTYSPITYVGDVEKLLAEEGIARFAVVGTSMGGLMTMLMAAREPGRMSAVVMNDIGPEVDAAGLARISGYVGQGRSYPTWVHAARGLAEAHEAAFPDYDLDQWLEMAKRTMVVSQSGRIVFDYDMAIAEPFAKPGNAAPPDLWRAFEALAGVPMLLVRGGLSDLLSAETVRQMGLRNPAMRTVTVPRVGHAPTLDEPEVRAAIAALFDGAA; this is encoded by the coding sequence ATGGCCGCCACTTACGAAGATCGCTATTGGACCAGCAGCGACGGGCTGAACCTGCATTACCGCAACTATCCCGGCCCCGATGGCGGGACGAAGCTGCCGGTGCTGTGCATGCACGGCCTCACCCGCAACGCCCGCGATTTCGGCGCGCTGGCCGAGGAACTGGCCGCCACCCGCCGGGTGATCGTGACTGAGATGCGCGGGCGGGGGATGAGCGATTATGCTCCTGATTCCGACACTTACAGCCCAATTACCTATGTCGGCGATGTCGAGAAACTGCTCGCGGAAGAGGGCATTGCGCGCTTTGCCGTGGTCGGCACCTCGATGGGCGGGCTTATGACGATGCTGATGGCCGCGCGCGAGCCCGGTCGGATGTCGGCGGTTGTGATGAACGATATCGGCCCCGAGGTCGATGCGGCGGGCCTTGCGCGGATTTCGGGCTATGTCGGGCAGGGGCGAAGCTACCCAACCTGGGTCCACGCCGCGCGCGGGCTGGCCGAGGCGCACGAGGCGGCCTTTCCCGACTACGATCTCGACCAGTGGCTCGAAATGGCCAAGCGCACGATGGTGGTGAGCCAGTCGGGCCGGATCGTGTTCGATTACGACATGGCCATTGCCGAACCCTTCGCGAAGCCCGGCAATGCCGCGCCGCCCGATCTGTGGCGCGCCTTCGAAGCGCTGGCGGGCGTGCCGATGCTGCTGGTGCGCGGCGGGTTGTCCGATCTGCTGAGCGCCGAGACGGTCAGGCAAATGGGCCTGCGCAATCCGGCGATGCGCACCGTCACCGTGCCGCGCGTCGGCCATGCCCCGACGCTTGACGAGCCCGAGGTGCGCGCCGCGATTGCCGCGCTGTTCGACGGGGCCGCGTGA
- a CDS encoding protein adenylyltransferase SelO family protein, translating to MSEPMQLPDCDVPYRPDPAILPLAGWLGDPVAPADFPEVQLRWRNDRAAASVGLAGLSDEAWAQHFGRFAPLEGNLPQPLALRYHGHQFRVYNPEIGDGRGFLFAQMRDDAGRLLDLGTKGSGQTPWSRSGDGRLTLKGAVREILATEMLEALGVSTSKTLSVIETGESLWRGDEPSPTRSAVLVRLSHSHIRFGTFQRLLALEQAEEMGALIDYCLTQFPAPPPPENAPGRDEPAIRLMHAVVERMADLAASYMVAGFVHGVLNTDNMNVTGESFDYGPWRWLPEWDPGFTAAYFDHAGLYAFGRQPEALHWNCGQLAVALRIHAETAPLVAALERFGPLYMAAVARRWCWRLGVEAQGIEEDTQLVAGCEAQMRASAAQPDAFFFAHRGGRGLPEAFSHYRPVASGHPYWTDEAPQSLLIEEVEAIWAAIAADDDWSPLHAKVAAIRRMGEAHGPAPLPAGHA from the coding sequence ATGAGCGAGCCCATGCAACTCCCCGATTGTGATGTCCCCTATCGGCCCGATCCGGCGATTCTCCCGCTGGCCGGGTGGCTGGGCGACCCGGTCGCCCCGGCAGACTTCCCCGAAGTGCAGCTGCGCTGGCGCAACGACCGCGCGGCGGCGAGTGTCGGCCTGGCGGGTTTGAGCGATGAGGCATGGGCTCAGCATTTCGGTCGCTTCGCACCGCTGGAGGGCAACCTGCCCCAGCCGCTGGCGCTGCGCTATCACGGGCACCAGTTCCGGGTGTACAACCCCGAAATCGGCGACGGGCGCGGCTTCCTGTTTGCGCAGATGCGCGATGATGCGGGCCGCCTGCTCGACCTCGGCACCAAGGGATCGGGCCAGACCCCGTGGAGCCGTTCGGGCGACGGGCGACTGACGCTGAAGGGCGCGGTGCGGGAAATCCTCGCCACCGAAATGCTCGAAGCCTTGGGCGTCAGCACCTCGAAAACCCTCAGCGTGATCGAAACCGGCGAGAGCCTGTGGCGCGGCGACGAGCCCTCGCCCACCCGCTCGGCGGTGCTGGTGCGGCTCAGCCATTCGCACATCCGCTTCGGCACCTTTCAGCGGCTGCTGGCGCTGGAGCAGGCCGAGGAGATGGGCGCGCTGATCGACTATTGCCTCACCCAGTTCCCTGCCCCGCCCCCGCCCGAGAATGCGCCGGGCCGCGACGAGCCCGCGATCCGGCTGATGCACGCCGTGGTCGAGCGGATGGCCGATCTGGCCGCGAGCTACATGGTGGCAGGCTTCGTCCACGGGGTGCTCAACACCGACAACATGAATGTGACGGGCGAGAGCTTCGACTATGGCCCCTGGCGCTGGCTGCCCGAATGGGACCCGGGCTTTACCGCCGCCTATTTCGACCACGCGGGCCTCTATGCCTTCGGCCGCCAGCCCGAGGCGCTGCACTGGAATTGCGGGCAACTGGCGGTGGCATTGCGGATCCATGCCGAGACCGCGCCGCTGGTTGCAGCGCTCGAACGCTTCGGGCCGCTCTACATGGCCGCCGTCGCACGGCGATGGTGCTGGCGTTTGGGGGTCGAAGCGCAGGGGATCGAGGAAGACACCCAGCTCGTCGCCGGATGCGAGGCGCAGATGCGCGCGTCGGCTGCGCAGCCCGACGCCTTCTTCTTCGCCCATCGCGGCGGGCGCGGCCTGCCCGAAGCCTTCAGCCATTACCGCCCTGTCGCCTCCGGTCACCCCTACTGGACAGACGAAGCCCCGCAATCCCTGCTGATCGAGGAGGTCGAGGCGATCTGGGCCGCGATCGCTGCGGATGACGACTGGAGCCCGCTCCACGCCAAGGTCGCCGCGATCCGCCGGATGGGCGAGGCCCACGGCCCTGCGCCCCTGCCTGCGGGACATGCGTAA
- a CDS encoding glycosyltransferase family 4 protein, whose protein sequence is MPRILHCHSTFAAGGKEVRCARLMNGWGDRLEHTIVSAEPEAMGAAALIAPDVPVSYPQDFPAMTGKPTPARLARLARALKGYDLVCTYNWGAMDVVMAHRLFAGSQGLPPLVHHEDGFNEDEAERLNPKRNLYRRAALAGAACLIVPSTGLETIAREAWHQPPARLRRIPNGIDTAAFAAAPDPAALPIRKGEGAFWVGTLAGLRAVKRLPDLVAGFAALPPQWHLVICGEGPERGAILTEAEALRITARVHLPGAVDPAKVVGLFDIFALSSASEQFPLSVVEAMAAGLPVAATDVGDIRAILAPDNAALLTPPNDPHALGQTLAALAVDPALRARLGAENRTRAAAHFDIAAMRAAYADAYSAAMGRAF, encoded by the coding sequence GTGCCCCGTATCCTCCACTGCCATTCGACCTTCGCGGCGGGCGGCAAGGAAGTGCGCTGCGCCCGGCTGATGAACGGCTGGGGCGACCGGCTGGAGCACACAATCGTCTCTGCCGAACCCGAGGCGATGGGCGCTGCCGCGCTGATCGCGCCCGATGTGCCGGTCAGCTACCCGCAGGATTTCCCCGCGATGACGGGCAAGCCCACCCCGGCACGGCTCGCGCGGCTGGCGCGGGCGCTGAAGGGTTACGATCTCGTCTGCACCTACAATTGGGGCGCGATGGATGTGGTGATGGCGCATCGCCTTTTCGCCGGGTCGCAGGGCCTTCCGCCGCTGGTGCATCACGAGGATGGCTTCAACGAGGACGAGGCCGAGCGGCTGAATCCCAAGCGCAACCTCTATCGCCGCGCCGCGCTCGCCGGGGCGGCGTGCCTGATCGTGCCGTCGACCGGGCTCGAGACGATCGCGCGCGAGGCGTGGCATCAGCCGCCCGCGCGCCTGCGCCGTATTCCCAACGGCATCGACACCGCCGCCTTTGCCGCCGCCCCCGATCCCGCCGCTCTGCCGATCCGCAAGGGCGAGGGCGCGTTCTGGGTCGGCACGCTGGCGGGCCTGCGCGCGGTCAAGCGGCTGCCCGATCTGGTCGCGGGTTTCGCGGCACTCCCGCCCCAATGGCACCTCGTGATCTGCGGGGAGGGGCCGGAGCGCGGGGCGATCCTGACCGAGGCCGAAGCGCTCCGCATCACCGCGCGCGTTCACCTGCCCGGCGCCGTCGATCCCGCGAAGGTCGTCGGCCTGTTCGATATTTTCGCGCTGTCCTCGGCTTCCGAGCAATTCCCGCTCTCGGTGGTGGAGGCGATGGCGGCAGGCCTGCCGGTGGCGGCCACCGATGTCGGGGATATCCGCGCAATTCTGGCGCCCGATAACGCCGCCTTGCTCACGCCCCCGAACGATCCGCATGCGCTGGGACAGACCTTGGCCGCGCTCGCTGTCGACCCGGCGCTGCGTGCGCGGCTCGGGGCCGAAAACCGGACGCGCGCAGCTGCGCATTTCGACATCGCCGCGATGCGCGCCGCCTACGCGGATGCCTACAGCGCGGCGATGGGCCGTGCGTTCTAG
- a CDS encoding putative quinol monooxygenase, whose product MLIVLAKAKVTAEALDAARPAIAAMVAASNAEEGCIAYAFTQDLGDPSIVHIVEKWRDEAALTAHFATPHMATFGAAIAGLDFSVMEAVKFPTDDGAPVM is encoded by the coding sequence ATGTTGATCGTGCTTGCGAAAGCGAAAGTCACTGCCGAGGCGCTCGATGCCGCCCGGCCGGCAATCGCCGCGATGGTGGCTGCCTCCAATGCCGAGGAGGGCTGCATCGCCTATGCCTTCACGCAGGATCTGGGCGACCCCTCGATCGTTCACATCGTCGAGAAGTGGCGCGATGAGGCAGCGCTCACTGCGCATTTCGCGACGCCGCACATGGCGACATTCGGCGCGGCCATAGCAGGGCTCGATTTCAGCGTGATGGAAGCGGTCAAGTTTCCGACCGATGATGGCGCGCCGGTGATGTAA